Within Gilvibacter sp. SZ-19, the genomic segment TTGTGGCGTAAAGTAAAAGGCGGCCTTTCTGCCGGTCGTGTACAATCGGTTTCTGTTAGACTTATTGTAGAGCGTGAGCGGGAGATCATGGATTTCACACCCGTGGCTTCCTACCGTGTGGATGCAATGTTTGAAACCGAGGAGGGAAAAAGCTTTAAGGCTAAGTTGCCACAGAACTTTGACAGCTCCGCAGAAGCCAATTCCTTCTTAGAAAAGAATTTAAATGCCGATTTTTCCATTGCTAGTCTGACCAAAAAACCAGCTAAGAAATCTCCGGCGGCGCCGTTTACTACTTCTACCTTACAGCAAGAGGCTTCCCGAAAGCTTTATTTCTCTGTGAGTAAGACAATGACCTTAGCCCAGCGTTTGTACGAAGCGGGTCTTATCACTTATATGAGAACTGACAGTGTTAACCTGTCTGACGAAGCTAAAGCTGCAGCCAAAGAAGAGATCACAAAATCTTACGGAGAGGAGTATTCCAAACCGCGTAATTATAAAGGTAAGGCCAAAGGAGCCCAAGAAGCTCACGAAGCCATTCGCCCAACCGATATGTCACGTCATGCCGTAGATATCGATAGAGACCAGGCGCGTTTATACGAACTTATCTGGAAACGAACCATTGCCTCGCAAATGAGCGATGCGAAATTGGAGCGCACTCAGGTAAAGATAGAGGCCAACACGCACAAGGAGCTTTTCACTGCAAATGGTGAAATGATCAAATTTGACGGTTTCCTAAAGGTATATCTGGAAGGAATAGATGATGACGAAGAAGAACAGGACGGCATGTTGCCAAGTCTGGCAGAAGGTGATCCGCTCAAGAACAAGTACATCACCGCAACGGAGCGCTTTACGCGTCCGCCGTATCGATACACTGAAGCATCTTTGGTAAAGAAATTAGAAGAGCTAGGAATTGGACGTCCGTCTACCTACGCGCCGACCATTTCTACGATCCAGAATAGAAACTACGTCGAGAAAGGGACTGTTGATGGTAGCGAGCGCAAGTACGAGCAGCTTACCTTAAAGAACGGTAAGATCTCTGCTAAAGAGTTGACCGAAATGGTAGGTTCGGACAAAGGAAAATTAGTGCCTACAGATATAGGTATGATAGTTAACGACTTCTTGGTCGATCACTTTGACAATATTGTCGATTACAACTTTACCGCCAAGGTAGAGGAAGACTTTGACCAGATCGCCGATGGCGACGAGAAGTGGACGGAGATGATGCGTGATTTCTATCACTCGTTCCATCCGCAGGTAAAAGATGTGGCAGAGAACGCTGAACGTGAAAGCGGAGAGCGTATCTTGGGAACCCATCCGGAATCTGGCAAGACTGTCTTGGTACGCTTAGGTAAATTTGGTCCTATGGCGCAAATTGGAGCCCCAGACGACGAAGAGAAGCAATTTGCCAGTTTAACTCCGGAACAACAACTCACTACCATTACCCTAGAAGAGGCTTTGGATCTGTTCAAGCTGCCTAGAGATCTCGGGGAGTACGAAGGAGAAGCTATAGAAGTGAACAATGGGCGTTATGGGCCTTATGTGCGTTTTGGCAAGAAGTTTATCTCTCTTCCGGCCGGAAAGGATCCGCTAGATGTATCTAAAGAAGATGCCATTGAACTCATCGAGGCCAAAAAGAAAGCAGACGCTCCTATATATAGGTATAAAGATATGCCGGTTCAGAAAGGGAAAGGTCGCTTCGGACCATTTATCAAATGGAACAATATGTTCATTAACGTGAACAAAAAATACGACTTTGACAATCTGAGCGGAGATGATATAGAAACCCTGATCGAAGACAAACTCCAGAAAGAGCGCGATAAACTGATCCACGACTGGGCCGATGCAGGCATTCGTTTGGAAAAGGCGCGTTGGGGTAGGTTTAACCTGATAAAGGGCAAGACCAAAGTGGAACTCCCTAAGACCACCAAGGCACAGGAGATGACCTTAGAAGAAGCTCAGGCGATCTTGGAGAAACAAGCTCCGAAAAAGAAAAAGACCACCAAACGCAAAGCAGCCGCCAAGAAATAAGATGACAGATTTTTTAAGTCCGGTGAGTAAGGCCGTAGTGGCCCACAAAGAGTTATTACCCGATAACACTTTGGGTACTAAGATGCGTATTCACAGTCCGGGAACTGCCTTTCCGGATCTCACGGGCTGCGAAATGGCCATCATTGGGGTGCAAGAGAACAGACGTTCTGCAGACTTTGTAGGGCGCGCAGTATCCTTTGACAACATCAGAAAAGCGGTTTACAGTCTTTATCCTGGCAGTTGGCACATCCAAATTGCCGACCTGGGAGATATCATGCCTGGGGAGAGCGTAGAGGATACCTACTTCGCTTTGCGACAAGTAGTACTCGAATTGCATCAGCAAAATATCATACCTATTATATTAGGTGGTAGTCAAGATCTGGTTTATGCCAATTACAGGGCGTACGATGATCGCGGTGCTATGGTTAATATGGTGAATGTGGATTCTCGTTTTGACCTTGGCGATGCAGACCTGCCGATAAGCAATACCTCTTATATAGGTAAGATGGTAGTAGACAAACCTTATAATTTGTTCAACTACGCCAATATTGGATATCAGACCTATTTTAACTCCGCAGACGAGATAGATCTTATTCAGCGCCTTTATTTTGAAGCTTATCGTTTGGGAGAGGTTGCTGCGGATATTTCTTCTGTAGAGCCCATTATGCGCGATGCAGATATTGTCGCTATAGATATCTCGGCCATAAAGAGTACCGAGCTTACGCACGATTACGGTTATATGCCCAATGGATTCGACGGTAGAGAGATCTGTGCCATTGCGCGTTATGCAGGAATAAGCAATCGTGTGAGTTCTTTTGGGATCTACGAGTTAGAAGGGAACCGAGAAGCCGAGCGCGCCGCTATGCTTATTGCTCAGATGATCTGGTACTTTGCAGAAGGGGTCAATTACCGCATAGACGACGGAAATTTTACAAACGAAAACGAATACCTCACATACACCGTTCCGGTGAACGAACAGACTTTGCGCTTTAAAAAGAGCAAAAAAACGGGTAGATGGTGGATAGAATTGCCATTTATTTCAAATGTTAATAATAAATTAAAAAGACATACGTTATTACCATGCACGTACCGCGATTATGAGGATGCCTGTAATCAGAAAATTCCAGAACGTTGGTACAAAGCAAGACGTAAAAACGAAGTTTAACAGACTATTTAACGACTTTGCGATTTTAGGGGTTTTTGACTTTTTTGTTGTATTTTTCAAATATTATAAATAGGTTTACGCCCTTAAAATCTTGAACTTTTAACCTAAACACCTATGAAAAAGCTATTTGCAATTGTTGCATTTGCTGCTCTTTTAGTGTCCTGTAATTCGACCGATCGTGGAGAATTGGTTGGTGCTAAAGGAAAGAAATGGCACCCTGAAAAGCCATTCGGAATGACCCTTATTCCGGGAGGATCTTTCATTATGGGTAAAGCTGATGACGACATTGTTGCGGTAAACGATGCCCCGACTCGAACGGTTACCGTGCGCTCCTTTTACATGGATGAGACAGAGATTACGAACGCAGAATACAGACAATTTGTAAACTGGGTACGCGATTCTACTGTACGTCTACGTTTGGCTATTTTGGCCGATGAGGTTGGCGCAACACCGGGTGATGATGGTATTGGCGAATTCGCCTTCGTTGACCAGGAGAACACAGACGACATGACTCCTTATGAGAAGTATATGTATGACAATTACTTCGGAATGGGAGATGACTACTACGCTGGTCGCAAGATCAACAGAGAAATTGACATAATCTGGGACACTAGCGAATACCCTGACGAGTATTACGCTGAGGTAATGGATTCTATGTATATTCCTATTGAGGAGGCCTACAACGGACAACGCACTATCGATGTGAGCAAATTGAACTTCCAGTATTCTTATATGGACATTCAAGCTGCTGCTCGCGACAACAGTAAGCGCCGTAAGGACTTTATCAAAAAAGATACGGTGAATGTATATCCTGATACTACCGTATGGATCAAAGACTTTAATTACTCGTACAACGAGCCAATGCACAACGATTACTTCTGGCACGAGGCTTACGGTGAGTACCCAGTTGTGGGTGTGAACTGGAAGCAGGCCAAAGCATTCTGTGCTTGGAGAACTTTATACAAGAACGCTTATCAGAAATCGCGTCGTCGTCAGTACGTGAACAGCTTCCGCTTGCCAGGAGAGGCCGAGTGGGAATACGCTGCACGTGGTGGCTTGGAGTCTGCGACCTTCCCATGGGGTGGTCCTTACGCTAAGAACGACCGCGGATGTTTCATGGCGAACTTTAAGCCGCTTCGCGGTGATTACGCTGCCGACCAGGCATTGTACACAGTGGAGGCAGACGCTTACGAACCAAACGACTACAACCTCTACAACATGGCAGGGAACGTATCGGAATGGGTAGCATCATCTTATGACCCCAATTCTTATGACTACTCTTCTACGATCAACCCTAACGTGAATGACAAGAATAACATGCGTAAAGTGATCCGTGGTGGATCTTGGAAGGATGTTGCATACTTCCTACAAGTGAGTACCCGCGACTACGAATACGCTGATTCTGCACGTAGCTATATTGGCTTCAGAACTGTGCAGGATTATATGGGAACCGACGTCGTTCTTAACGAACAATTCGGCGACGGTCGATAAAGACATCACCGGTCTATGCTAGCCGGTGTTCATTTAGTAAAATGACTAACAGTAGTAACTTAACTTAATTTATTTATTATGGCACAATCAAAATCATCTAAGAAGCTATTTAACATGGCTTACGGACTAGGAGCCTCTATCGTTATCCTAGGGGCACTATTTAAGATCCTTCACTGGGAGCTAGGACCACTTAACGGTGGTGTACTACTTGCAGTAGGACTAATTACAGAAGCAATAATCTTTGCTATCTCTGCTTTCGAACCAGTAGACGACGATCTAGACTGGTCATTGGTTTACCCAGAACTAGCTGGTGGAAAATCAAATGGAAAGAAGAAAGATGAAAAACCCCAAGACGCCCAAGGTCTACTATCACAAAAATTAGACGAAATGCTTAAAGCAGCTAAGATCGACGAAGGTCTTATGACAAGTCTAGGAGAAAGCATCCGTTCTTTTGAAGGCGCAGCTAAGAGTATGGCCCCTACTACCGAAGCTATGAATTCAACTAAGAAGTACAGTGAAGAGATGGCTTTAGCCGCTGCTCAAATGGAGTCGCTAAACTCACTTTACAAAGTACAGGTTGAATCTACCAGCCGTCAGGCAGAAGTAAACGAGCAAGTTGTAGAAAATGCAGCTCAATTGAAAGCACAAATGGAAAATTTGACTTCTAACCTTTCTTCATTGAACGGTGTATACGGAGGTATGCTTTCTGCAATGAATAGAAACTAAGATAGTTTTTACTTACTAACCCCTTAATCTAAAACAGAAGAAGTTATGGCAGGAGGAAAACTATCTCCGCGGCAGAAGATGATTAACCTGATGTATCTGGTTTTCATCGCTATGCTCGCCCTCAACATCTCCAAGGAAGTCTTGACTGCCTTTGGACTGTTGAATAATAAATTAGAACAAGCCAATGTTGCGGCTACAGAGCGAAACAATAGCTTTATGGCAAGTCTTGCTACAAAAGCCACTGACGCTCCAGAACAGTACGCGGCATTAAAGGAAAAGGCTGATCGTGTAAGTGTAGTTTCCGATGAGTTCGACAGCTTCATCGAATCTATTAAGACAGAAATGAAGTCTACAGTTGAAGATGCGACCGATTACGAAGTGATGGACAAATCTGATTTCTTAGATCAGAAGTTCTTTAACGCAGACGGTCTTAAAGATGACGGTCAAGCTTTTTTGGCAGCGGTTAACAAGTACCGTACAGAAATGGACGCGGTGATCGGAAGTGATTACCCTGATATCAAAGAGTATGTTGATGAGAATTTTGCAACAGATCAGGTGACAGATCGTGATGGTGTAAAGATCGACTGGATGAACTACAACTTTGAGCGTGTACCTATGGTAGCGTCTTTGACCAAGCTTACACAAATGCAAGCGGACATCAAGACCACTAAGAGTGAACTATTGAACTTGTTCCTTTCTGGTGTTCAAGGTGAGTTGCTTTCCATGGATAAGTACAACACTTTTATGGATGCACCTAAGTCTGCGTACTACGTAGGAGAGACCTTTGACGGGGAGATCTTACTAGGACGCACAGATGCCACTACAGTTCCTAAGCGTGAGGAATTGACATTAGACGGTAGACCACTTCAGCGTGATAGAGACTACACCATTGACGGTGGTCGTATCAAATTGAAAATTGGTGCTGGTGGAGCTGGAGATCACAAGATCGAAGGTAAACTGATCTACGGAGAAGATGGTAAGGAAATCGAAGTTGATGTAAACACTGGTTTCGCGACCATCACTAAGCCAAACTCCGCAGTAATCTCTGCCGATAAGATGAATGTAGTATACCGCGGTGTAGATAACCCAATGACGGTTTCTATCCCTGGTATTCCAGATAACAATGTTTCTGCCTCAGGTGCCGGTCTAAGCCGCGTGTCTGGAAGCAAGTACGTGATGAAGCCTGGTCAAGGACGTGAGGTAACCATTACCGCTAGCGGTACATTGCCAGACGGACAACGTATCAGTACTCCAGCTACTTTCCGTATCAAGGACATTCCACGTCCAACAGGTACAGTGAGTGGCGAAGATGGAAACGGTGGTGCAGTGCGTATGCCGAGATCCTCTTTGGAAATTGCTTCTATTGGTGCAGAATTATTGGATTTTGACTTTGACCTGAAATTGGCAGTGACCAGCTTTAGCTTTAAGGTTTCCGGACAACCAACAGTGGTGGTTAACGGACGTAAGCTAGACGATAGAGCCAAAGCGGCCCTACGTAGAGCGAAGCGTGGTGAGACAGTTCAGATCTTTGATATCAAAGCGCAGATCCAAGGAAACTCCAGTTACAGATTACAGCGAATCTCTCCTGTATTTGTAGAGTTAACAAACTAGAATAAAAAAAGCTATAGAAATGATGAAGTCAAGAATTGCTTTGGTATTTGTAATGACCTTGATGGTAAGCTTTACCACCTTGGCCCAGCGCAACATACTCAATGCCAAGACTCCCGAGGAGATCGGAATGAAGACGGCAGAACAGATCGCTTACGATAATGACGAACCGCTACCTTACGGTTACGTAGATGAGCGTGACGTATTGTGGTCTAAGACCACCTGGGAGATCATTGACTTGGACGAGCGTGTAAACTTTCCGCTTTATTACCCAATTGACACCAACAACATCGGTGCGGACAGACGTTCGCTTTACGATGTACTGGTGAAGAACATCAAGGACGGTACTATTGAGCATGTTTACGCGGACTCTTACTTTACAGAAAAACGTACCCTAAACGATATCAGTGCTTCTTTGCGCTATACAGACACTACCGATGCCGGTATCCGTCAGTTCAACGCAGAAGGCCGTGTGGACGATGAATACATCCGTAAATTCGACTTGGGTGCAGCAGATATCTTGGAATGGCACATACGCGGTTACTGGTACCTTGACAAGCGTCAGGGGGAATTGAAGTACCGTTTGCTAGGATTGGCTCCGGTTGCCCCGGAAGCGCGTTCTTTGGCTTTCCCAGATCAAGCAACAGACAAAGTAGAACTGTTTTGGGTTTGGTTCCCAAGCGCCCGTAAGGTGCTGCACGAGGCAAAAGCGTTCAATCGCCTAAACACCTCCCAACCTATATCGTTCGACCATATCTTGAATTCTAGACGCTTTAATGGTATAATCTATCGCGAGGACAATGTCCAAGGAGACCGACAGGTTAAGGATTATATTAGCGATAACGCACTCATGCAATTGCTTGAGTCCGACAGAATCAAAGAAAGGATCCGCAATCTAGAAATGGATATGTGGAACTATTAACAGAAGAATTTCCATTAGTAAATTAGGGAAAAGCGCTGCTCTTTATGAGTGGCGCTTTTATTTTTTATAGTAGTATTTTTGCTGCGGATGAAAACCGAAGTAGACTATATCGTAGTTGGGCTGGGCTTGGCCGGGATCAACTTTGTGGAGCTCTTGCAAAAGCAGGGCAAGTCCTTTGTGGTCTTTGACAGCGGTGAAAATTATTCCTCCTGGGTTTCTGGAGGTTTATATAACCCTGTGATCTTAAAACGGCTTACACTTTCTTGGAATGCTGCGGAGCAGTTAGACCGGGCTTTGCCGGTTTACTGTGAAATAGAAGCGCGATTGGGTAAGACCTTTGATCATAAATTGCCCGTACATAAAAAGTTTCAGTCCTATGAAGATCTGAACAATTGGACAATTGCCACCGACAAACCTCATTTAAAACCCTATTTGAATCCTACTCCTATTAGCAATGCACCAAAAGGGGTCAAGGTTCCTTTTGGAATGGGACAGGTATTGAACACCGGGAAGGTGGATACTGCTGCACTCATGCAAGCTTATGCAGAGAATTTGCGCGAGCGGGGTTTGCTAATCAGTGAACGCCTCGATTACAACCAGCTCGATCTGACTACAGGCGTTGGCTACAAGAATATCCAGGCAAAGAAGATTGTTTTTGCAGAAGGATTTGGCTTAAAGCAGAACCCTTATTTCGACTCTTCTAAATTAAAAGGTAACAAAGGGGAATTGCTTATCGTTGATGTGCCGGATCTCAAACTTGATTTTGTCTTAAAGACCGATGTTTTCATCATCCCCTTGGGTGGTACTCGATTCTCTGTTGGGGCTACTTACAATTGGCAGGATAAAACCCTGGACCCAACCGACGAAGGCAAAGAAAAGTTGCTTAAGGCCTTAGAAAAACTCATCGAACTAGAATATACGGTTGTAGAACATCGTGTTGGGATAAGACCCACAACTGCAGATCGCCGTCCGCTAGTGGGTGTGCATCCGGAGTATACACAAATAGCTATGCTTAACGGTTTGGGTACGCGCGGAATTATGATTGGACCAACGGTTGCGCATCAGTTATATGAGCATCTGGAGCACGATCAGCCCTTACCAGAAGAAATAGATATTAAGCGTTTTTATCGTAATTGAAAAAGAAGTTGATCCAGATGTTTCTGGACAAGCGCAGAATAACAGGCAAGCCTAGTACCAAAACAGCCACAATTGCCAAGAAAGACTGCAAGCGATCCATCCCTAAGAAAACATAGGTTATGATAAAGGTGGCAACTGCAAAGGCAACGCCTACGCCATAACTGACATACATGGCTCCGTAAAAGAAAGAGGGTTCTATCTTGTATTTGGTGTTGCAATGGGAGCAGCGTTCGTTCATTTCCAAGGTCTTACCCGGAGCGTATAACTTACTGCTGCTATACATGCTTTCCTTTTGACAGACCGGGCAAGTGCCGGTTAATATGCTGTAGAGTTTAGTGCCTTTTAACATTGATGTCTGTAATTTTTTTAGCCCTGTAAAATTAAAGATATTTGCACTACCAAAAATGTGACTTAAGTCACTCTTCTATGTTAAACGTACACAACTTATCGGTTTCTTTTCAGGGCGAGGATCTCTTTAGCGAACTTACCTTTAAATTGGGTGGAGGAGACCGCGTAGGTCTTGTTGGAAAAAACGGTGCTGGGAAGTCTACTTTGCTGCGGATCTTGGCCCAAGAGCAAGAATACGATTCTGGGCAGATAGCCACAGACAAGGAACTTCGCATAGGATTCTTAAAGCAAGACATCGACTTTGAAAAGGGATGTACGGTTAAAGAAGAAGCCCAGAAGGCCTTTGTGAAGATCAAAGAATTGGAGGCGCGCTTGGAGCAGATCAATCTACAATTGGCAGAGCGCACCGATTACGAGAGCGAGAGTTACAATCAGCTTATGATAGATCTCAACGACGTACAACATCAGTACGAATTGTTGGGGGGTTATAACTATCAGGGCGATACCGAACGCATTCTAAAAGGTCTTGGTTTTACTGCTGCGGATTTTGACAAGCTCACTTCCACTTTTTCTGGAGGATGGCGTATGCGTGTAGAACTCGCTAAACTGCTCTTGCAAGACAACGATGTCTTATTACTCGATGAGCCGACCAACCACTTGGATATTGAATCTATTTTATGGCTGGAAGAGTTTTTAAAACAGTATACCGGAGCCGTTGTTATTGTATCCCACGATAAGGTCTTCTTAGATACTATTACTAATCGCACCATAGAGATCTCCTTGGGCCGTATTTACGATTATCCGAAACCCTATAGCGAGTATTTAACGCTACGCAATGAGCTGCGTACCCAGCAATTGGCGGCGCAAAAGAATCAGCAGAAACAGATCGCCCAAACAGAAAAACTAATTGAAAAGTTTCGAGCTAAGGCTTCTAAAGCGACCATGGCCCAGTCACTGATCAAAAAGCTGGACAAGATAGATCGCATAGAAGTGGATCAAGACGACAATGCGGTGATGAGTGTTCGCTTTCCGGTCTCTGTTACTCCAGGTAAGGTAGTGTTAGAGTTAGAAGATGTAGCCAAGAGCTATGGCGAAAAGCGCGTATTGCGCCCTTTGGAAATGTTGGTGGAGCGCGATAGCAAGATCGCCTTTGTGGGTCAGAACGGACAAGGAAAGACCACTCTGGCCAAGATCATTGTGGGCGAGATCGCTCACGAAGGTAAGGTCAAGCTAGGACACAATGTACAACTGGGTTATTTTGCCCAGGATCAAGCCGATCATTTAGACGGATCCAAGACGGTTTTAGATACCATGATCGATGCGGCCAATGAAAAGAACAGAACCAAGGTAAGGGACATACTTGGGGCATTCCTCTTTAGAGATGAAGCTGTTGACAAATACGTGCGCGTATTGTCTGGAGGTGAACGCAATCGTTTGGCGTTGGCCAAGCTGCTTTTACAACCCTTCAATGTACTTATTATGGATGAGCCTACCAATCACTTGGACATCAAATCCAAGAATGTTCTAAAGGAGGCCCTGGCTAATTATGAAGGCACTTTGATCTTGGTCTCGCACGATCGTGATTTTTTACAAGGCCTTACCAATAAGGTTTACGAATTTAGAGATCACAAGATCAAAGAGTATTTGGGCGATATTGAGTATTTCTTGCAAGAACGCAACCTGCGTTCCATGCGAGAAGCAGAAAAGCGCAGCGAGGTCGCAGTGGCTAAGACAGCTAGTACAGCGTCCAAGAAGTCTTACGAAGAGCAAAAACAGCTCAAATCGCTTAAAAACAAGCTTAGCAAGGTGGAATCGCAGATCTCAGCTTTGGAGAAAGCCATAAAAGAGTCAGACGTCGCCTTAGAAGTGAATTACGACGAAACCGTGAAAGATCCTTCCTTTTTTGACGGATATCAAGCCAAAAAAGACGAACTTGAACAACTCATGCAACGCTGGGAAGACCTCAGCGAAGCTATAGATCAATTGAATTAACGCCCTTTAGATTATGTGGGAATTATTGACCAGCACCGAAGCCTGGGCAGCCTTTTTGACCTTGGTGATCATGGAGATCATCTTAGGGGTCGATAACATTGTGTTCATTTCGATTCAAACCGATAAACTCCCGCCCGAGCAACAGAAAAAAGGGCGTAACCTCGGTTTGCTCTTCGCCTTGTTCACACGGATCGTTCTGCTGTTGTCCATCACCTGGGTAATGACTCTGACCACGCCACTATTCAATTTGGCGGATTGGTTTGGTATAGATGGTGAATGGCATGAAAGACTATCGATCTCTGGACGCGATCTTATTTTAATGATCGGTGGGATGTTTTTGATGTATAAGAGTATCAAAGAGATCCACGAGAATGTCGAAGGCGAATCCCATTTGGCCACAGGCAAGAAAAAACCAACCACCTTTTTAAACACAGTGATCCAAATTGGACTTTTGGATATAGTCTTTGGGCTCGACTCTGTGATCACCGCTGTGGGTATGGCAGAAGATGTGGAGATCATGATAGCGGCCGTTGTGGTGAGTATGATCTTTATGGTCTTTAGTCTGAACTTTATTAGCCAGTTTGTGAATCAGCATCCGAGTGTGAAGATCTTGGCCCTTTCTTTCTTACTGCTTATCGGGATCTCCCTGATTGCAGAATCCATAGAACAACCTATAGCTAAAGGGTATATCTATTCGGCCATGGCATTCTCTATTTTTGTGGAGTTCTTGGTGATTCGCGCAGCAAAGAACAAAGGGCAGAAGCGCGCTTCAAATTGATTTTTTAGATAGCCTTAGCCTCTCCTTTATTTATGAATCCTTTAACGCGAGGCCCTTTTTAGTTGCAGTAATTTTGCGTGTTAACCAACCGGAAAAATGCGTAAAATTCTATTATATCTCTTCGGAGCACTTTTGCTGGTAGCTGCCTTTTTTGGAGCCAAAGCGATCATAAGTGCGAACAAACAACCCAAACCTGTAGCCAAGGAAGTTGTTAAAACCGTATTTGTAACTCCTGTTTCTAATACGACGGTTCCTATTACAGTTGCCGCCAATGGAACACTCATGGCTAAGAACAGGTTGTAGTTGTATGCAGAGGTTCAAGGTGTGTTCAACAGCAGCAGTCGCGACTTTAAACCCGGACAAGAGTACCGGCGTGGAGAAGTTCTTTTGCGTTTAGACGCAGATGAGTTTTATGCCTCTGTGCAGTCAGCACGTAGCGAGTTTTACAACCTGATCACCTCCTTAATGCCAGATCTGCGTTTGGATTATCCGGAAGCTTATCCGGTATGGCAAGATTATCTCAGTAGTATAAGTATTGATAAATCCTTGCCAGCATTACCAGAGCTCAAGGATGATAAATTGGGATATTTTATTAGCGGTCGAGGCATTACCACCGCTTATTACAACATTAAGAACCAAGAACAGCGCTTGGGCAAATACGTAATGCGCGCGCCCTTTGACGGAATATTGACTGCTGCCTTGGTCAATAAGGGAACACTGGTTCGAACCGGACAACAATTGGGAGAATTCATTGATCCATCAAGTTACGAATTGGAACTCGCGGTAACTAAGGAATTTAGCGATCTGCTCAAACGA encodes:
- a CDS encoding ABC-F family ATP-binding cassette domain-containing protein, coding for MLNVHNLSVSFQGEDLFSELTFKLGGGDRVGLVGKNGAGKSTLLRILAQEQEYDSGQIATDKELRIGFLKQDIDFEKGCTVKEEAQKAFVKIKELEARLEQINLQLAERTDYESESYNQLMIDLNDVQHQYELLGGYNYQGDTERILKGLGFTAADFDKLTSTFSGGWRMRVELAKLLLQDNDVLLLDEPTNHLDIESILWLEEFLKQYTGAVVIVSHDKVFLDTITNRTIEISLGRIYDYPKPYSEYLTLRNELRTQQLAAQKNQQKQIAQTEKLIEKFRAKASKATMAQSLIKKLDKIDRIEVDQDDNAVMSVRFPVSVTPGKVVLELEDVAKSYGEKRVLRPLEMLVERDSKIAFVGQNGQGKTTLAKIIVGEIAHEGKVKLGHNVQLGYFAQDQADHLDGSKTVLDTMIDAANEKNRTKVRDILGAFLFRDEAVDKYVRVLSGGERNRLALAKLLLQPFNVLIMDEPTNHLDIKSKNVLKEALANYEGTLILVSHDRDFLQGLTNKVYEFRDHKIKEYLGDIEYFLQERNLRSMREAEKRSEVAVAKTASTASKKSYEEQKQLKSLKNKLSKVESQISALEKAIKESDVALEVNYDETVKDPSFFDGYQAKKDELEQLMQRWEDLSEAIDQLN
- a CDS encoding TerC family protein; translated protein: MWELLTSTEAWAAFLTLVIMEIILGVDNIVFISIQTDKLPPEQQKKGRNLGLLFALFTRIVLLLSITWVMTLTTPLFNLADWFGIDGEWHERLSISGRDLILMIGGMFLMYKSIKEIHENVEGESHLATGKKKPTTFLNTVIQIGLLDIVFGLDSVITAVGMAEDVEIMIAAVVVSMIFMVFSLNFISQFVNQHPSVKILALSFLLLIGISLIAESIEQPIAKGYIYSAMAFSIFVEFLVIRAAKNKGQKRASN
- a CDS encoding FAD-binding oxidoreductase, with translation MKTEVDYIVVGLGLAGINFVELLQKQGKSFVVFDSGENYSSWVSGGLYNPVILKRLTLSWNAAEQLDRALPVYCEIEARLGKTFDHKLPVHKKFQSYEDLNNWTIATDKPHLKPYLNPTPISNAPKGVKVPFGMGQVLNTGKVDTAALMQAYAENLRERGLLISERLDYNQLDLTTGVGYKNIQAKKIVFAEGFGLKQNPYFDSSKLKGNKGELLIVDVPDLKLDFVLKTDVFIIPLGGTRFSVGATYNWQDKTLDPTDEGKEKLLKALEKLIELEYTVVEHRVGIRPTTADRRPLVGVHPEYTQIAMLNGLGTRGIMIGPTVAHQLYEHLEHDQPLPEEIDIKRFYRN
- a CDS encoding DUF983 domain-containing protein, whose amino-acid sequence is MLKGTKLYSILTGTCPVCQKESMYSSSKLYAPGKTLEMNERCSHCNTKYKIEPSFFYGAMYVSYGVGVAFAVATFIITYVFLGMDRLQSFLAIVAVLVLGLPVILRLSRNIWINFFFNYDKNA
- a CDS encoding efflux RND transporter periplasmic adaptor subunit produces the protein MYAEVQGVFNSSSRDFKPGQEYRRGEVLLRLDADEFYASVQSARSEFYNLITSLMPDLRLDYPEAYPVWQDYLSSISIDKSLPALPELKDDKLGYFISGRGITTAYYNIKNQEQRLGKYVMRAPFDGILTAALVNKGTLVRTGQQLGEFIDPSSYELELAVTKEFSDLLKRGAAVTLVNLNKTRTYTGTVSRINAKIDQATQTIAVFVDVAAPDLKEGMYLEAALAARDQENAVQISRKLLVNESEVYVVRDSVLDLIAVDPVHFSDKNVVIKGLEDGLLMLSKPIPGAYPGMKVKYIMDEAQEAKTTAQP